The following proteins are co-located in the Haliotis asinina isolate JCU_RB_2024 chromosome 13, JCU_Hal_asi_v2, whole genome shotgun sequence genome:
- the LOC137260412 gene encoding uncharacterized protein, which produces MAVFNRQYLAEPPHFWMTSLEQIRDKLSPGAWLASLNLQDAYLHVPIHPHHRKYLRFVFNGIHYQWRVLPFGISTALWLFTRITLPVTRFLHLRGVDFDPYIDDCLLNHGSPLLLRKQLDFSTRLLHQLGWMVNTNKSHLEPTQELTFIGGLFLTKDNLVMVPPDARPQVTGSSTSTSTSVSPVVDGRIECLRRRLFGRLQSRPRVVRGCVPARVGRPSGRPDDLRALELQTVILAVHHWLPILSNTKLLVVSDNSTVVWVILNQGTTRSKQLLDQMFVLADLLDSNGITVRVRHIPGCKNILADALSRPGRPSPTEWMLHPDVFRQICLRHGRPLVDLFATSFNHQLPTYVSPVPDPQAWAVDALSLSWEGLDAYAFPPDPSMMTSGAHLKAFVLRDHRIP; this is translated from the exons atggcggtcTTCAACAGACAGTATCTGGCCGAACCTCCACATTTCTGGATGACGTCCCTAGAGCAGATTCGAGACAAATTGTCTCCTGGGGCTTGGCTAGCCAGTCTGAACCTACAGGACGCGTACCTACATGTTCCCATACATCCACATCACAGGAAGTACCTGAGGTTCGTCTTCAACGGAATACATTACCAGTGGAGGGTGCTTccgtttggaatttctacggccCTGTGGCTTTTCACACGCATCACACTTCCGGTTACCAGATTTCTACATCTAAGGGGAGTGGACTTCGATCCATACATAGACGACTGCCTTCTCAACCACGGCAGTCCTCTACTGCTACGCAAACAGTTGGACTTCTCCACCCGCCTGCTGCATCAACTGGGTTGGATGGTCAACACCAACAAGTCACATCTGGAACCAACTCAAGAACTGACCTTCATCGGGGGATTATTTTTAACGAAGGACAATCTTGTCATGGTCCCTCCAG ATGCACGACCTCAAGTCACAGGTTCttctacctccacatctacatcagtaTCTCCGGTGGTGGATGGTAGAATCGAATGTCTGCGCCGGCGTCTGtttggaagactccagtcacgACCACGAGTTGTTCGTGGATGCGTCCCTGCTAGGGTGGGGCGCCCATCTGGCCGGCCGGACGACCTCAGGGCTCTGGAATTGCAAACCGTCATTCTAGCAGTTCACCACTGGCTACCGATTTTGTCCAACACCAAGCTCCTGGTGGTGTCGGACAACTCCACAGTCGTCTGGGTTATCCTGAATCAGGGCACGACCAGGTCCAAGCAACTCCTAGACCAGATGTTCGTGTTAGCAGATCTGCTAGACAGCAACGGGATCACAGTCAGGGTTCGGCACATACCCGGCTGCAAGAACATTCTGGCAGATGCGTTGTCGCGTCCAGGCAGACCTTCACCGACGGAATGGATGCTTCATCCAGACGTGTTTCGTCAGATTTGCCTTCGCCACGGGAGACCCCTGGTGGACCTCTTCGCCACCAGCTTCAACCATCAGCTGCCAACTTACGTGTCTCCTGTACCGGATCCACAGGCTTGGGCAGTCGACGCTCTATCTCTGTCGTGGGAGGGTCTAGACGCGTACGCTTTTCCACCAGATCcctctatgatgacaagtggcgctcatttgaaagcttttgtgcTCAGAGATCACAGGATCCCATGA